tctgtaaggtatTGCATTAGAGATGTGATTTACTAGACATAAAACAAATTGCTTTTCCAGTCAAGCAAACAAGTGTCTATGCTTTCTTGTCAATCTTGTCAGTGTATCCGTGTATTAGGCAATTTATAACTAATGTCTctgtctaataataataatgacactgaaatatgttttgttttgttcttcaTACTGATCTTGTACAAAGTCAAAGTAGTTGACTTTTGATTGGAAAATCCAGGTAACCATCAGCTGATCAgaaaatgtatttcaaatctTTAAGTAATTATTTCTGTCTGTGCCTCAAAAAGGAAATAGTTATAAAACTTAAAATGATGAATAGTTCTCAAGTTATATGTATTACTATATTTATTATAGCgtattaattcatttcattgcaAATGCATATTCTTACATTTCATTAAGTGATACCTGCATATGAAGAAATATGACAGAATTCTCACAATTGAGTCCAATACATGTAAACTACACACCTGTACTGTTACCTTGTTATCAACACTATTgtctatattttatttatccGACTAACTTACCACCATTACAGAGtacatttaatataatattcTCACGTGAACAAAAATATGATGAGCTCCCTCCGAATTCAATATACATTTTGCAATCAATCTATTTCAGAATTTCTATACTTTTATTCCTATAACTTTGTTTTACCTTATAACCTGTGGTGAGAAAGACAGAACTGTCTCCCTTGGGCGCTGCAGGACTGATTGGTTCACCGTCAAAGGTAGCTATTTCCAAATATCCCCCTAGAAAGACAAACTGTTTAGTAAAACATATTCATAGAAAATCAATGGAGAGAAaagtgctcgatgcaatattagtaacGACTTTTAACATCCTTATCccttgtgagtgtgtgtgtgtgtgtgttgtacatGGCTAGATTTGTTGAAATGactgtaatgtaataaaatgtaataatataataaaatatccTGGCGCTAGATGGCGCAATGCTCATATATCGGCAGTAATATATACTTACCAGGATGGCCAACCCGGCCTGATTGTTTGTACTTGGACATCTCAGCACCCCACTCAGCAGTCGCCAATTCCGGACGAAACATTGGAAGCTGGTCACTGTCAAATTGGGCGAAGTTATAATACTTGTACGTCTCTGTGTAACACAACAAATATAAACAGTGATATTTGAAATGGTAAATATGCGACGAAACAAAATCATGCATATAATTTCAAGTTTCCGTCGACTTTGGCGACAAGCCGTAAATCGAGGATTATcaataattatttgaaattatttcgtACCATCGTGTCGTACATTTACAATTATATCATCATCAGAACCGTACCACATATATACAGAATTAACGACGGTTACATTTGCAGTATTTTGTACGGATgggaaatgtttaaaatattccAAAGTAATTAAAATTATTACCTGTTGGTAGATCTGCGATATCTCACGTGATTATCAGTGTAATCTCACGTGATTCCATAACTACTGAATGGTGATGTTATATCCAGGATGTTACTATGTCACACCTTATTTCAGTCGCCGTCCCTTACTTTACCAGGGTCGCAAAACtgaacaaaaaacacaaatccAACTTACCTGTTTCTATCAAATTCTTGTGCAGCTGTGTTCTCATAAAGTGCGGATTCTTTATCACCACATCTGCCGTCATTTTCCATGAGTCGTAAAAGGCCTGGTGACCTTCATTGCCAATTTTAGAGAAGAAGTTGAATAGATTTCGTATCGTCACCGACATACTTGACTTGACAATGATGTAAGCTGTATGTGTGGGAGTAAAGCAGAGATTAGAAGTTCGGATAACTGCCATGCTTGCATTATTATCCAATATTCTAAATCTGtctgtaaaaatatgaaaacttcTCGTATGTCAGATGGGTTGTCAGTGCCCGTCAGCTTTTATATGCGAAGGATCCACAGAGTTGTCAAATTATACCTCCATGGCTTCAGTAAGTTGCATACTAcgaatatattttcaatacGTAGTAAAAATATGTCAGAAATCAACTCTGCAATGGTTCTTTGTTTAGAGAAGCATACACAAATACGTAAGTTTACAAGGTCACCCTGTGTATTACTGGTCAACTCTTTAAAAGCCATATAAATACGTGACCCACATAAATATATCTCATTTCAGCAGCGGAGTTTCCACTGACAGATATATACTGTAAAAGTATATGGGTTAGTGTACTTTCATGCGTCAATACACAGGACACTGAAATGACAAAATGCATTCACTCTGTCTCTCCTTTTCTGCAGTGTTCACACGAAAATTTGTTAACAAGGTTATGTcatcgtttgtttgtttactaatAGTAGTcgtgtatttgtatttggtaTTACTCCAAATACCGGTATGCACCATATTGATATTCTAATCGATTCCAAATTGTCACCAAATTAAAGAAGGCATACAGCTATAGTAAACGGACTAGTACTATTACTTTCCACTGAACCGACATGCATGATGCATGAATCATTGATAATGGAGGCAACAACCAAATCTGTCATTTGAAAGCACTATAACCCAGATGCAGTTGAAAGGTCAGGGTCAATATTTGCTCAGTTTTTGTGTTTCCGTTATGATCTGAAATCAAAACTCTGTCAAACCCAAACCCCTGTATCTTCCTTGTAAGCCTGTTGGTGTATTTCAAGTAAAGAATGGTGTACGTAACTGTTACCTGTGTAGGTGAACTTGATCTTGACAAATCAGCTGCCACTTCGTACGTACAACTAGGCTACCCACAGATGCAGATATATAATACACACGTTAGATCAGGGTCAAAGGTAAAGACTCCCTAACTCACCGAATATTTTAGGTCAAATAATGCAAATAGGCAGAGTTCAACAAGGAATAATGTATAAagaataacaatacaaaattgATATATGTGAAACAAAACTAAACTAGACTGTACTTTATTGAAGCTCACGTGTTTTTGTTTAATTGTATTTCATCCATCTCCACccagacacacatacaccacacacacacatcgcgCGTCTCATGTCGCTAAGATAATTATTGAAATCCTATTGACttcacgtacgtacgtacgtacatacatacatacatacatacatacatacatacatacatacatacatacatacatacatacatacatacatacatacatacgtacatacatacgtacatacatacatacatacatacatacatacatacatacatacatacacacacacacacacacacacacacatacatacatacatacatacatacatacatacatacatgtacatacatacatacatacatacatacatacatacatacatacatacatacatacatgtacatacatacatgtacatacatacatacatacatacataactagAATACAACTGATATTTCATTGGCAAAACAATTTATCCATTGTTCTATCGTTATTTATTAAAACATTGCATTTCTTGCACCCTGTTTGTTTTCCAATTTAAGATTTTATTACATAAAATTGTCATCAATGCCATTATATCTAATCATCAAAATATATCTAGCGATGTTCACAAGGGATGTGCTCTTGGCCCAACTTTATtcgtaatatatgtataaatgatattcCAATGTCCATAAATGAGTCTGATTTCAGATTATACACAGGTGACAAGAAGTGGATGAATTAATATTACACAATCACAAATGAACTGACTTAAACATTATTAATGGTGATTTCTCTAATGCCATCAGCTGGTGTGTTTATAATAAACTGACAATAAACACTAAACTAAGTCGTAAAGAGTTATATGCCtcacttgaaataaaaacacattcCTTATATTAAGTTGCGTCAGCTAATTTAGTTACAGCATTGGATTG
The Glandiceps talaboti chromosome 23, keGlaTala1.1, whole genome shotgun sequence genome window above contains:
- the LOC144453107 gene encoding uncharacterized protein LOC144453107, with amino-acid sequence MSVTIRNLFNFFSKIGNEGHQAFYDSWKMTADVVIKNPHFMRTQLHKNLIETETYKYYNFAQFDSDQLPMFRPELATAEWGAEMSKYKQSGRVGHPGGYLEIATFDGEPISPAAPKGDSSVFLTTGYKVTDGVNTDELETTWKELSGANLMHSTPSVGFHNAGLYKRFTEGSPNPFSYIVRAELTKPGEDLKEGLELLEKVRSLKLQDGITAESSLYRVLPESIFDKEK